The sequence below is a genomic window from Tubulanus polymorphus chromosome 1, tnTubPoly1.2, whole genome shotgun sequence.
tataggtagtatatatcatatataagaGAATAAATTATGTGTTATTTTGAGCATATCTGGCGCTGATCTGGGATAATCTCTACAATCAACCAATATTTCAACGTGGCGTACATGTGAAGCAGTATTTGATCAGCAATGAGGAATCAGTATTTGATCGGCTAGCCAATCAGAGATAAGTATTTGATCAGCTAGCCAATCACAGATCAGTATCTTATCAGTTAGCCAATCATAAACTCACATGAGAGACCATCATCCTCATATTGATATACAATGGATCAGATACCAAATCTAAACTTACCCGCAATTCTGTGTGATTTTCAGCGCTGTGAAAAATGTTTTGCAATTAAAATCGAGTGTTTTGTTCAATTTGTTTTCGTCACATTGTTCTCTAGCGCATTGTTTAGCATTGAATCTAGttccattttgaaaaatcagtTTCATTTTGTCGTACGCGCTGCAAACTTGTTTCACATCCTCTGAGAAAGAGGTCTGGGtacatttctcaaattctccGTAAGAACTGAAATTACATATAAATCCAGAACAgacaattagaaaaaaaacactgAGTTAAGAGTTGTGAGTTAATCTgcactctggatccagttccacagttgtgagtttagagttaactctgaactcaggatccagttccacagttgtgagttaagagttaactctgaactcatacaggatccagttccacagttgtgagtttagagttaactctgaactcaggatccagttccacagttgcgagttaagagttaactctgaactcaggatccagttccacagttgtgagttaagagttaactctgaactcatacaggatccagttccacagttgtgagtttagagttaactatgaactcaggatccagttccacagttgtgagttaagagttaactatgaactcaggatccagttccacagttctgagttaggtTTGACTCTAAAGgtaaaactgaactgattttaactcacgactgtggaaccgggcccaGTGGTTCTAAAGTTGGTTAGATCCTTTCGAGAAGTacagttttaattgtcacttgTCAGTGGTATGTTGAGTAAATAGCTACCGTGgcttttattttctatttaggAAATACTTCTCCCGTATAATGACTATACCTGCAATCATGAATACCAGAAAACTGTGTCCCGCAGAACAATTTAATCTCATCAAAAAGCGTTTTGTAGTTACAGATGGTTGGTTTAGGTTGATCACACTGTCCTGATTGGAAAGCTTTGAGACCAATCCAACCGGCTATCAGTTTATCAGAGATTTTGTCGCAAACTCTATGAGTTTTAATTGATTCCTTCAGACAGTTCAATACAGCAAACCAGTTCCTGAAATCAACACAGTTTACAATGAGAATCATACATGGCTATAGAAAGAATGATATCAACTTCTTTTCTCATGTGCGGATAGATATCATAGAAAtgtaattatatttcattgtcATATTTTTGCTTTTTACTGTATAACCTTGATATCAAGTACATCTTCAAGTCATATTCTTAGAAATGCGCagtataaatattatcattattattgataatgaatttagaGTGGTTAAAAGGATTCATCGGAGtagaattgttgtttttaatGTCTCGAATTAAGACGTGATATGTGTTCGGATATTCTGACCCGAGGTCTAGTGGTTAGTATTTGtctataaatagaaataatctGACTTGTTTTTGTGTCCCGGTTAAGTCCTGTCACCTGTTGTTATATATGTTCAACTTATATCGGGGCACAATCATATTTAccttgaaaatatgtatattgaaagaaaatgaaaataaacacatACGATGTTTATGTAAGCCTACGTTGATGAAGTTTTGCACAAATACTTACGGACATGTTTTACTAGTGAGAAATGTGTCATATTTCTCTTTACAAGCCACATTTAATGCCTGTTTGACTGCCGCACCACACGTTAAAGGGAGGGGAGGTGGTTGTAAACAGATGTTCAGcaataacttgtgtttttctCGCAAATTATCCAGTAATTGTCGAGCAGTGCACGTGATTGATGTTTTCGAAAAACAAGCAGTTAAACTGTTCAGCGATCTGAAAATCAACAAGATCAGCAAATCAAGATCCAgagtaaaatatttatacgcacacaactgtggaactggatccagagtcaatcCAAACCCACacgactgtgaaactggatccagagtaaagattaaacccacacaactgtggaaccggatccaagaatttcttttttcttacTTGCAATCTTTCTTGGAAATCAGATCATTAAACTGATTGTTACATGTTCCATCAGTCGCCACTGTTTTCATAATGAAGTTAGAATCGCATGATTGACTTTTAGGTTTAGCACGAATAACATTGACACACTGATCAGGCTTGAAATCTTGAACTGGAAACATAGTTTCTAATGTATTAGCATTACAGTCGAGTGCCGCGGTCGATTtgtccaataaacaattcagaaACAGTCTCCATTTCCTATCAATACAATAATCAGAGTTCAAATTGatattaatttctattttactgTAAACATCAGAATTATTGGTGATGAATTAAACTTACTCGCAATCTGGATTACTGTTTACTGTTGATAGTGATTTACTACAATGTTTATTCGCATCTTCTTTAACTCGATCCATTTGACAGTTTAGCTTAGAAATACAGTTCGTAGCAATGTTGCTGATCTGTTGGAGTGGGGTTAGTGGGGGTCTTGAATCAAGTCTGGAGTTGGCGCTGGAGCCAGAGTTGGGTCTGCGTCTGAAGGAACTCCTGTTGCTGGAGTTGGTGCCGCGTCCGGAGGAGGTCCTGTATCTGGAGCTGGAGCCGGAGTTGGGTCTGCGTCTGAAGGAACTCCTGTTTCTTTTGCTGGAGTTGGAGCCGCGTCCGGAGGAGGTCCTGTATCTGGAGCTGGAGCCGGAGTTGGAGCCACCTCTGGAGGAGGTCCTGTATCTGGAGCTAGGGGTTACACTGTCTCTGGAGCTGGAGCCAGAGTTGGAGCCACCTTTGGAGGAGGTCCTGTATCTGGAGCTAGGGGTGACACTGTCTCTGGAGCTGGAGCCAGAGTTGGAGCCACCTCTGGAGGAGGTCCTGTATCTGGAGCTAGGGGTAACACTGTCTCTGGTACCAGAGGTTGGTCTTGGTCTTGATCCGGCAGGTTTagtttggaatatttttctaaGAAAAGCTCGATCAAATAGACTGGAAAACCCATTAGTTTGCACCATTGCAGCAACAGGACAGCGAGATTCCTGAgtcaaacattttataaatgattctgaaatactgaaaaaaatatgtgaaaatatgaTTAGAAATGTATTATAAATTGTATGGTAAAACTGATtgttatttcaatgtaatgaaTACCTGCATTGATTAGTTTGATCTACTGATGTATTATTTAATAGTTTATCGATGAtttgtttgttgaaatatgtaGAACAAGCACCGACTGTAGCTGGACGGATTTTAGAATTACATTTAACTATGTCAGCCAGTTCAGGAGATATGATAGGATCAACATTCTTCGTATTATTCCAATTTCCGCCAGTAGAATCAGCTTCTTTTATTCGCTTGTATTCAGCATCCAATAACTGTTTATCCTTCTTGGAGAAATGTTTTTGACCTGAAAACGAAAGGATTCTAAGTTTACTTAACACTTATTGTAAAGGCCCCGCACACCGCAGCGCAGTTTTCGGCTCGTGTGCAGGGCATTAAGACACTATCATCGGGGTAAATTTCCATACAACTGAACAGTAAAAGTTCAAattcagaacccagttccacagcccTGGGCTTGAGTCACATTTTTACTCATAGAATTTC
It includes:
- the LOC141914975 gene encoding uncharacterized protein LOC141914975 — protein: MDRVKEDANKHCSKSLSTVNSNPDCEKWRLFLNCLLDKSTAALDCNANTLETMFPVQDFKPDQCVNVIRAKPKSQSCDSNFIMKTVATDGTCNNQFNDLISKKDCKSLNSLTACFSKTSITCTARQLLDNLREKHKLLLNICLQPPPLPLTCGAAVKQALNVACKEKYDTFLTSKTCPNWFAVLNCLKESIKTHRVCDKISDKLIAGWIGLKAFQSGQCDQPKPTICNYKTLFDEIKLFCGTQFSGIHDCSSYGEFEKCTQTSFSEDVKQVCSAYDKMKLIFQNGTRFNAKQCAREQCDENKLNKTLDFNCKTFFTALKITQNCGNWNSLMHCLLPLNKDCTKNVIKNVLISMDEKIKNFISNQRQCLPEPPKPGCDSEQIYKQCKTELTSPITDQNVCTVLLGLKTCTEKNVPCPRNIMIKELWKILMKEAPEIYTRENIELCNEQLRPQQQT